DNA sequence from the Maribacter dokdonensis DSW-8 genome:
TGTGAGCCGTTATTAAATTATCATTAAATAACAACGAGCCAAAAAAGCGTGTTCTACGTACTTTTTATTAAATCATTAAAAATTGCGCTTTATACTGGCTGCCTTAGACCAATATGGCTAAAACAATAGGCAATTATCAATAAATCAAAATTATGAATTAGCCATAGGACCGTGCATTAATTGTTGTGTAACCTCAAATATTTGTTGTGAAATGCAAACAAGTGGTTCAGCCATGCATTTTACCGATGAAAAATAACATTTAAACGATGAAAAAATACCTTTCATCTAAGATTGGCGCAAAAAAAAACACCTTTAAAAAAGGTGTTTTTTTTATATATCAATTTATATCAAGAATTCATTGCCGAAATAATAAATTCTTTAAAGTCTTTAGAAATTGGAATCAATGTATTATTGATCATTATATCCTTTGAATTAATAGCATCAATATGATCTACATTTACAATGTATGATTTGTGTGCTCTATAAAATTTATTCTGGGGAAGCTTCTCTAAATAATCTTTTAATGGTGATCGTACCAAGAATTTTTTATCCACGGTATTCACTTCTAAATATACATTATCCGCCTTTATAAACTGAATATCACCAAATTGAATTCTGTAATATAAATGTTGTTTTTTAACAAATATAGAATCCTTCAAAATTGAATTTGACATGGCAACATCTTCAGTATTTCCACTGTTAGCCGTTCCATTACTGGCATTTTGTTTGCCATAAATAAAGTTAGATAAGGCAATTTCAATAGAAGTATAAAGATCTTGTTGCTCAAATGGCTTTACCAAATAACCGTTAGGCTTAACCGTCTTGGCATTCTCAACCGTTGCACGATCAGAGTTAGAGGTTACAAAAATGAAAGGAATGTCATAATTCTCCCTAATATGTTTACCTAAGTCTATACCTGTTTTATCAGAGGCTAAAATGATGTCAATAAGAACTAAGTCAACCTGCTGGGTTTTTAACACCTCAACTGCTTGCTCGTAAACGATTACATTATCAACTATTTCATATCCTATTTCCTCTAACATAGATTGCATATCATCAGCGATGATTACATTATCCTCAACAATTAGAATTTTTATGGGTTGTTCCAAGACTTAAAATGGTTTGTGGGTTATACTCAAAATTACAAAAAATAATAATAACTAATAAAAAACAATACCGCTATACAAAACGTACTTAAAGCTAATTTTTTAAGCTCAGGATCTAGTTCTGCAGCCTTATTTGTGAGAGCTACTTTTCTTAAATGAACCAGTATTGGTAAGTAGCCTACAAGACTTACATAACGTAACTGTGAGGCATTTGTTGTAAAGAGAAAATAAAACAAACACAAAAAGGATACGACCAGAATGGTATAATGATATTTTTTTGCCTTTGACAATCCCATTTTTACGGCCAACGTATTCTTACCAACGGCAGTATCTGATTTAATGTCTCGCATGTTGTTAAGATTAAGAACCCCAACACTTAAAAGTCCTATTGCAATTGCCGGTAATACAGCGATCAAATCAATAAATTTCAAGTACAAAAACATGGACCCCAAAACACTTACCAATCCGAAAAATATAAAGACAAAAACATCTCCCAAACCTTGATAACCATAGGCTGATTTACCTACAGTATATTTAATTGCGGCCCAAATGGCCAATGCACCTAAAACCAAAAATAAGACAGGGTAAAGAACATCTTTAATTCCAAACGATGTGATAATCAATGAAATGATTAAAACTGCATTAATTACAATGCTGATATAGATACCTCTTTTTAATTCTGCGGCAGTAAGCAAACCACTTTGCAAGGCGCGTTTAGGTCCTATTCTATCATCACCATCAGTGCCTTTGACACCATCACCATAGTCATTGGCAAAGTTAGAGGTCACCTGTAGGCCTATAGTTGTACATAAGGCCAATATGAAAATAGTTACATTGGTGGCACCATAATAAGCAGCCAATGCCGTACCTACAAAAATACCTGATATTGATAAGGGAAGCGTTCTAAGCCTTGCAGCGTTGAGCCAAGCTTTAACTTTAGTCACTAATATGGATCTTCTATTTGAATTCTTTTACCGTCTTGGTAAGAGGCTACGAAAGCATCGTTGAAACCTAGATCAACCAATTGTTTTCTGAATGACTGGGCCTCTTCTAGGGTTTCAAAGTTTCCTAAGGAATAAGAGTAAAAAGGATTTGTCTTTACAAAAAGTGTATTGGTCAATGCCTCAGAAGCCAATGTTACATTGTTATCCACAAATGATTTTACCTGAACCGAATATATCTTTTCTTTCTGTAAAAACTCTTTTGCCAAGTAAAATTCCTTTACCAAACTAAGTTCTTCATTCTGTTCTTTTAGGTTCTCCAAGCGCGTTCTATATGCATCAACACTATCAATTGATGTCAAAACCAAATCTTTATTATTGTTCCTGTTAAAACCTCCAGAACTAGAAATACCAGCGGTAAAAGATGTGAAAGCCAAACCACCTATTAAGAAAAGACCTGTAATACCGGCAAAAATGTTTCGCTGAATCTTACTCTTTTTTAATTCTTTATTCTTAAACTTTATTTGATCCAATAAACGCTCATTAATAATTTGAGCTTTATCTACATCTTTATGTAATTCTAGTAAATCACTTTCTTCTATAAAAGGCATATACAGGGTAAATTTTGCGCTTAAAACTTAAATGTAAGTTAAAATTTGTTAATAACTTTTCATTTACCACAAAAATAAAATTAATTGTAAGTTATCACAATAAACCTGACCATTATTTAAGTTATTTCGTTGAAAATCAAATAACTAAGAATTTTCTTACAATTAACACCCTAATCTTCTGATAATGTGATACCGTCAGATTCTATTTTTATTTTTCTGTCTTTATAAAGCGTACCCAGACCTTTCTTAAAAGTCTTCTTGCTCATTTGAAAGACATCTCTAATTTCTTCTGGTGCAGATTTATCATGTAACCCTAAAAACCCACCGTTTTCAACCAAGACTTCGTATATTTTTTTTGCCGCAGGTTCTAATACTTTTGCTCCAAGTGGTTGAAGTGAAATATCCAACTTATTATCTTTTCTGATCGTTTTTACACAACCAGGTATTACATCACCGATATTAATTGGCTTAAAGACTTCATTAAAATATACCAAACCTTTATGCCTTTCATTTACGATCACTTCCCACCCTAAGTCTGTTTGCCGAGTAACCACTAGGTCTACCTGCTCCCATTCTTTTAGGTCTACGGTGTCATTACTAAGAAATTTATCAAGCTTATTAGACGCTACCAATCTACCAGAACGCTCATCTAAATAACAATGAACAACATACCATTGGCCTTCTTTCATTTTAACACGCTGCTCCCTAAAAGGTACCAATAGGTGTTTTTCCAATCCCCACTCCATAAAAGCACCAAACTCATTAACTTCAGCAACTTGTAACAATCTAAATTCACCGAGCATAATATCCGGTTCTAAAGTTGTTGCAACTGGTCTTTCATCATAATCCAAATAACAGAAAACTTTAATCTTCTGCCCTATTTCATACCCAGTAGGCACATACTTATTTGGCAACAAAACATCATTGCCGTCTTCATCGCCCAAAAAAAGCCCTACACTGGTGTCTCTTAAAATCTCAAGGTTGTTAATACGTCCTAATTCTATCATGCTGCAAAATTACATTTTAAATATTTAAATACCAGAGCAAAAAAAAGACCGTTATCAAAAGATAACGGTCTCTATATTATTTGCCATCTGACTATTTATCGTAAACAGATGCTTTATTGAAATGTTGACATAGCTTATAATAGATAACCGCTCTATGCTTATTTCTGTTAGAAGAACCATACTTCTCCATAACCGTAGCAATAGCGTCATCTAATTTAGAATCATCTGCAAGACCTAATTTTTTGATCAAATAGTTGTTCTTAACAGTATCCAATTCTTTTTGGTCACCACCAGATACTTTAGAAGCATCAATATTGTAAATAGATGGTCCTAAACCAACAGTTACTTTTTTAAGCAAGTCCATATCTGCATCCTCACCAAATTTATCTTTGATGTCCGCAGCATACTTTTCTATTAAATCGTCTCTTTTACTCATGTTAAATGTGTTATAATTAATGGTTAATACCCTACTAAGATATGAAACGAAAATAATCAATCAAAATTTTATCGTTTATTAATGTAGGTGTAGTAATTTCCAGTAACATCGGACGAACGGTTTCTTTGTAAAAGACCTTTAATTCCTCTTCAAGTTCTATAGAAGATTTAGCCGTTCTATAATCAAAACCAAACATATTGCACAGATGCTCAGCGGAAAGAGAATGACGTGTTTCAAAATAGGTTTCAAATACACTGGAATCATCTTTACCAGGGAGGATCCTAAAAATGCCACCTCCACCATTATTAATTACTATAATTCTAAAATTGTTCTTTATATAATTGTTCCAAAGTGCATTACTATCATAGAAAAAACTTAAATCACCCGTAACCAATAAAGTGGGGCTACCATATGCCCAAGACGCACCAACGGCAGTAGATGTACTACCATCAATACCACTAGTACCTCTATTACAAAATACCTTTAATGAAGGATTCAAATCAAACAACTGGGTATACCTAATAGTAGAGCTGTTTGCCAATTGCAACATGTAATTATCTGGCACGGAACGCAACAACTGTCCAAAAGCTGAAAAATCAGAAAAAGGAATCTTTTTAAGATACGCCTCTCTTTTTAACATGTAGCCTTGTTTCACCTTATTCCAACTCAAAAAATAATCGCTTTCCGTTTTAATGGGTTGTGCATACATCTCATCAAAAAAACGGTTAACAGAAATTTTTAAATGCTCTTTCAGGCAAAAAAATGTATTATTCGCTGTTTGCCCACCAATATGCCAATGATGATCTGGTTTATGTTTTCTTAAGAAAGCCTTTACTTTTTTAGAGACAATTAATCCACCAAATGTAATCAACACGTCAGGTCTTAATTTTTTGAACAACTCATCACTATCCAATTGCATTTCAATAGGTGCAATTAAAGAATCTATACTATTAAAAAAATGTGGATGATGAATGTTAGAAGTAGTTTCAGTCAATACCAAAACACTAGGGTCATTCGCTAAAAAATCTAAAATTTCACTTTCTACCTCATTGGGAGAGTTTACCCCTACCAAAACCATTTTTTTAGAAGATGCATTCCAAATTTCCCTATGAGGCTCTAAATTTAGTACATCTACGATTTCATTAGCATCAATATTTAATTGAGGTGAAACAGTTGGCTCTAAAAATGTATTATACAAAGGTTCTTCAAAGGGTGCGTTTATATGTACCGGACTATTAGATTTCAACGAAATATCAAAAGCAAGATTAAGTTGCTGGTCATTAAAGGTTTGAACATCGTGCTGAATATCTTCCATTTTACCATCCTCAAACCAATCTGGTCTGTACTGCAATACAGTTGAGGAGGCGTGACTTACATCTTGTTTTAAATTTGCCGAATAACCAATATGGTTTTTAAAAACATTGCGCTGATCAATAGTTTGTCCATCACCAATACCTAATTTATAAACGGGCCGATCTGCAGAAATTACAATTAACGGAATGTTACTGTAGTATGCTTCGGCAATTGCAGGGTAATAATTTAAAAGGGCACTACCAGAGGTACAAAGTACCACTACAGGTTCTTTTAACTGTTGTGCCATACCTAAGGCAAAAAATGCGGCAGATCGCTCATCAACAATACTAAAGCACTTAAAAAAAGGATTCTCTGCAAAAGCAATTGTTAATGGCGCATTTCTTGAACCAGGTGAAATTACAATATTACCAATTTCCTTAGCCTGGCAATGTTGAACAATAGTTTGTGCAGTGGGTATAGCAGAGTATTTCATGTAGTTCAAAAATACGACCAATGCCGATTATATACCAAAAATTGCGTGTCTAATTACCGCTTAATACACGAAGCATTGTCATGCTTTTTAAAGTGGTTTCTTCCCACTCACTTTCTGGATTGGAATCTTTTGTGATACCACCACCTACATAAATAGCCGCTTTATTTTTCAGCAATTGCATACAGCGTAAATTCACAAAGAGCTCTGATGTTTTTGCTACACTTCGGTAGGCACTGTTTTCTTGATTTTTTCTATTTCTGTTTCTTGATACTTCTTCTTGAATATTCAACTCCCCAAGAAAACCTGTATAAAACGAGCGATCGTACATCTCATTGTTCAAAATAAATTCCTTGGCGCTAACCAAAGGTGTACCGCATACAGCCGGTGTTGGGTGCAGTGCTTTTAATACAGTACCAAAATTATTAGGAGAAAAAGTACCTTTTATTTCCGTTCTAAGATGCCAAAGTTGACCAGCTCTAACAGATTCTCTTTCAGAGCTTTTTAATGAAACCGTTTTTTCCTTTAAAGCGTTTAAGATATAATCTGTCACCAATTGTTGTTCGTCCAATTCTTTCTTTGACCATTTTGGCATTTCAGATTTATGAGAGTTCTGTGTGCCCGCAAGCGACATAGTAGAAAATTGAGAACCTTTTCTTTTTACCAATATTTCTGGCGTTGCCCCCATCCAGGAACCAATTTTTGGATGATACCAGAAGTAACAAAATGCTTTTTTATAAGTATTCAACAAATGTTGGTATACCTCTAATACGTCTTCTTTAAATTCAACCTCAATTTTACGAGACAATACTACCTTATTAAAATCACCTTTGTCAATAGTTTTAATTGCAGATGAAACCAAATTAAGATATCTAAGTTTTTCTATTTCATTGTACGCTACTGACACATTTTGGTTAAAATCATTTATCTCACTTTGCTCATACAATGCTTTAATAACAACATCCATCTTTAACAATATGGCATTGTCATTTAAATTAAAGGGTGCAAAAACGAAACCCGTTTCTGTAAAATCTTTAACATAGTGAACCTCATCGTTACTTTGAAATATCCCAATAAGTTCAGCGTTATTGGGCTTTCTATACAATACAAATGGTAACTGTTCTTTTAAACAGATTTCAACTTGATCAAAAAGTTCTTGCGGCATACTAGCTTTTGGGTAATGCTATTGTAGTTAATTTACAAAGCGAGATTAATTGATCTGCTTCATTGGTTATTTTTATTTCCCACAGTTGTGTGGTTCTTCCCTTGTGTAAAATGGTAGCTTTTGCATAAACAAAACCATCCTTTATGCTTTTTACATGATTTGCTGCAATTTCCAAACCTCTTACAAAGTACTTGTTTCCATCCAAAAATATATAGGATGCCGCACTACCAACACTTTCTGCCAATGCTACAGACGCACCACCATGGAGAACACCGTCGGGCTGATGAACTTTTGACGTAACAGGCATTTTAGCCAATAAAAAATCTTCCCCAACATCTATGTACTCAATATCCAATGTTTCCATTAAGGTATTCTTAGAAGTTTCGTTACAGATCTTTAAAATTTTTTCTTTGTAGTCGTTCATCCTTTTTTTTGTAAAATTAAGCATTACATTACCAATTGAAAAGCTAAGAAGAATTGCAAATACATGAACAAGAAAGTTAAAAACGTCTCATATCATACCACCAATACATATGAGACTTTAAATGAATTAAATAGCCAAACAAAACGTGTCTGGTTAGTTTTCCATGGCATTGGGTATTTAAGCCGTTTTTTCCTTAAATATTTTGCAGACCTACCCAAAGAAGAAAATTATATTATTGCACCCCAAGCACCTTCTAAATACTATTTAAAAAATGAATACAAACATGTGGGGGCAAGTTGGTTGACCAAAGAAAATACATCATTGGAAACCATAAACGTTTTTAATTATATTGATGCGGTATTGGAAAACGAAAATTTGCCAGAACATTGTGAGATTATTTTTTTCGGATTTTCTCAAGGAGTTTCAATAGCTACAAGGTATCTGGCTTATTCTAAACTTCAATGTTCAAAATTGATTATCTACGCAGGTGGTTTGCCCAATGAACTCAAGAAACAAGATTTCAACTTTTTAAACAAAGACACCAAAGTCATATCCATTATTGGAGATAAAGACCATTATCTTAGTCCTGAAAGATTATCAAAAGAAAGCGAAAAAATTCATTTGTTATTTGGAGATAATATTCAACATATAAGTTTTGACGGTGTACATGAAGTAAAAAAAGAAATTATAAATCAGTTAATATAATGAAAGGTCAAGTAACTCTAGAAAATGAAAGGGTAAGGTTAAGTCCATTAACAATGGATAACTACAAAGTATTGATACCTATAGCATCTCAAGAAAGTTTAGTTCAATATTCTCCGTCCGATATTGCTACGCCCAACAGCTTAAAAAATTATGTGACAATAGCTTTACAACAATTAACGGCAGGCACTAGCATTCCATTCATAATATATGATAAAAAGCAAGGTGTTTATGCCGGATGCACCCGTTATATGAACATGAATTATAAAAACAAAGTACTACATATAGGTTCTACATGGATAGGTCGTGAATTTCAGGGTACTGGGTTAAATACGGAAATGAAAAAATTAATGCTTGATTATGCCTTTACCACTTTAGATTTTGAAAAAGTGGAATTTCGTGTAGATGAGCGTAATACCGCATCTAGAAAAGCAGTAGAAAAATTAGGATGTGTTTTAGAAGGTATTTTAAGAAAGGATGTCTACCTTTTAGATGGCTTTAAAAGAAACACGTGTTGTTATGGTTTACTGCGTACTGAATGGATAAAGAAAAATCAATAGTATTATTCTTCAACCGTTTTAGACATTTGTGGGTAATAGGTGATTTTTCTAGTGGTATAGGTATTATCAGGTGTCACAATTTGTTTAACCCAATTCCCAAACTCTGAATTATCATATTGGTAGATGTATTCCTTTTTTATGATTCCCGCTCCTCTTTTTGCAGTTTCGGTTACCAACATGCCCTTCTCATCGTATTCATAAGTAGTTCTAGTTGTAGGTATAAATTTTTCAGCAACACCATCATATTCAAATTCCTGTTCAGCCATTAACTTATCACCTAAACTATAAACCTCCTCAAAGGCGAAATTCTCTTCACCATTTAAATACTCTTTGGTCAACACAACTTTTTGTACCGGTTTATTCTTAGGCTTTAAAGTAGATGTACGAATAGATTTTAAAGGTACTTCGTTCAATAGATAGGTTACCGTATTCTCACCTTTAAATTTCTTATGTTCTATTTGGGTAATATCCGTACCATCATTGTTAGTTCTTTTTATACTTATTAAATCACCAAACTCGTCATAATAATATATGTACTCATCTAAAAACTGTTTATCATAAGAAAATATCCTTTCTTGTATTTTAAGGTTATCCGTAGAATCTATTTCATAGAAATGAGCTATTGACGTACTGGCATCAAAAGTATTATTTCTGTATGATTCAGAGCGCTTTTCTAACAACTCCCCTTTACCGTACTTGTAATAAACCACGTCATAATCTTGATCATTATATCTGGTAACCGATTTTGTCAAAAGACCATTTTTATTAAAGTCATATTCCTCTTTACCATAGTCGGTGCTTACCAAACACTTTTTTACGTTACCCGTCAAATCAAAATCTTCAACAGTGAAAATTTGAATCTCTTGACTTTGTATTTTCCATATAATCGAAATGAAAACAATTAAAAATGTCTGAAAGTATTTTCTTATCATACTGTAAAATTACTTTAATAATACGTGGTTCAAAATAAATTACCGTAAAAGTAAAAAGGGGCGGTAAATACCGCCCCTTTTATATATCAAGTTAAAGTTATATTACTTTACTTCTTCGAAGTCAACGTCTTCAACATTATCACCTTCAGAAGCACCACCGTCTGCAGTTGGCTCTCCTTGAGGAGCACCACCACCTTGAGCTTCAGCTTGTGCTTTGTACATCTCTTCAGATGCAACTTTCCAAGCTTCGTTGATTTTATCCAAAGCAGGAGTAATTACAGCTATATCTTTTGTCTCATATGCTGCTTTCAACTCTGTTAAAGCTTCTTCT
Encoded proteins:
- a CDS encoding LytR/AlgR family response regulator transcription factor; the encoded protein is MEQPIKILIVEDNVIIADDMQSMLEEIGYEIVDNVIVYEQAVEVLKTQQVDLVLIDIILASDKTGIDLGKHIRENYDIPFIFVTSNSDRATVENAKTVKPNGYLVKPFEQQDLYTSIEIALSNFIYGKQNASNGTANSGNTEDVAMSNSILKDSIFVKKQHLYYRIQFGDIQFIKADNVYLEVNTVDKKFLVRSPLKDYLEKLPQNKFYRAHKSYIVNVDHIDAINSKDIMINNTLIPISKDFKEFIISAMNS
- the menA gene encoding 1,4-dihydroxy-2-naphthoate octaprenyltransferase, which produces MTKVKAWLNAARLRTLPLSISGIFVGTALAAYYGATNVTIFILALCTTIGLQVTSNFANDYGDGVKGTDGDDRIGPKRALQSGLLTAAELKRGIYISIVINAVLIISLIITSFGIKDVLYPVLFLVLGALAIWAAIKYTVGKSAYGYQGLGDVFVFIFFGLVSVLGSMFLYLKFIDLIAVLPAIAIGLLSVGVLNLNNMRDIKSDTAVGKNTLAVKMGLSKAKKYHYTILVVSFLCLFYFLFTTNASQLRYVSLVGYLPILVHLRKVALTNKAAELDPELKKLALSTFCIAVLFFISYYYFL
- a CDS encoding SPOR domain-containing protein, which produces MPFIEESDLLELHKDVDKAQIINERLLDQIKFKNKELKKSKIQRNIFAGITGLFLIGGLAFTSFTAGISSSGGFNRNNNKDLVLTSIDSVDAYRTRLENLKEQNEELSLVKEFYLAKEFLQKEKIYSVQVKSFVDNNVTLASEALTNTLFVKTNPFYSYSLGNFETLEEAQSFRKQLVDLGFNDAFVASYQDGKRIQIEDPY
- a CDS encoding CvfB family protein; the protein is MIELGRINNLEILRDTSVGLFLGDEDGNDVLLPNKYVPTGYEIGQKIKVFCYLDYDERPVATTLEPDIMLGEFRLLQVAEVNEFGAFMEWGLEKHLLVPFREQRVKMKEGQWYVVHCYLDERSGRLVASNKLDKFLSNDTVDLKEWEQVDLVVTRQTDLGWEVIVNERHKGLVYFNEVFKPINIGDVIPGCVKTIRKDNKLDISLQPLGAKVLEPAAKKIYEVLVENGGFLGLHDKSAPEEIRDVFQMSKKTFKKGLGTLYKDRKIKIESDGITLSED
- a CDS encoding DUF2853 family protein; this translates as MSKRDDLIEKYAADIKDKFGEDADMDLLKKVTVGLGPSIYNIDASKVSGGDQKELDTVKNNYLIKKLGLADDSKLDDAIATVMEKYGSSNRNKHRAVIYYKLCQHFNKASVYDK
- the menD gene encoding 2-succinyl-5-enolpyruvyl-6-hydroxy-3-cyclohexene-1-carboxylic-acid synthase gives rise to the protein MKYSAIPTAQTIVQHCQAKEIGNIVISPGSRNAPLTIAFAENPFFKCFSIVDERSAAFFALGMAQQLKEPVVVLCTSGSALLNYYPAIAEAYYSNIPLIVISADRPVYKLGIGDGQTIDQRNVFKNHIGYSANLKQDVSHASSTVLQYRPDWFEDGKMEDIQHDVQTFNDQQLNLAFDISLKSNSPVHINAPFEEPLYNTFLEPTVSPQLNIDANEIVDVLNLEPHREIWNASSKKMVLVGVNSPNEVESEILDFLANDPSVLVLTETTSNIHHPHFFNSIDSLIAPIEMQLDSDELFKKLRPDVLITFGGLIVSKKVKAFLRKHKPDHHWHIGGQTANNTFFCLKEHLKISVNRFFDEMYAQPIKTESDYFLSWNKVKQGYMLKREAYLKKIPFSDFSAFGQLLRSVPDNYMLQLANSSTIRYTQLFDLNPSLKVFCNRGTSGIDGSTSTAVGASWAYGSPTLLVTGDLSFFYDSNALWNNYIKNNFRIIVINNGGGGIFRILPGKDDSSVFETYFETRHSLSAEHLCNMFGFDYRTAKSSIELEEELKVFYKETVRPMLLEITTPTLINDKILIDYFRFIS
- a CDS encoding chorismate-binding protein, which translates into the protein MPQELFDQVEICLKEQLPFVLYRKPNNAELIGIFQSNDEVHYVKDFTETGFVFAPFNLNDNAILLKMDVVIKALYEQSEINDFNQNVSVAYNEIEKLRYLNLVSSAIKTIDKGDFNKVVLSRKIEVEFKEDVLEVYQHLLNTYKKAFCYFWYHPKIGSWMGATPEILVKRKGSQFSTMSLAGTQNSHKSEMPKWSKKELDEQQLVTDYILNALKEKTVSLKSSERESVRAGQLWHLRTEIKGTFSPNNFGTVLKALHPTPAVCGTPLVSAKEFILNNEMYDRSFYTGFLGELNIQEEVSRNRNRKNQENSAYRSVAKTSELFVNLRCMQLLKNKAAIYVGGGITKDSNPESEWEETTLKSMTMLRVLSGN
- a CDS encoding PaaI family thioesterase; protein product: MNDYKEKILKICNETSKNTLMETLDIEYIDVGEDFLLAKMPVTSKVHQPDGVLHGGASVALAESVGSAASYIFLDGNKYFVRGLEIAANHVKSIKDGFVYAKATILHKGRTTQLWEIKITNEADQLISLCKLTTIALPKS
- a CDS encoding alpha/beta hydrolase; translated protein: MNKKVKNVSYHTTNTYETLNELNSQTKRVWLVFHGIGYLSRFFLKYFADLPKEENYIIAPQAPSKYYLKNEYKHVGASWLTKENTSLETINVFNYIDAVLENENLPEHCEIIFFGFSQGVSIATRYLAYSKLQCSKLIIYAGGLPNELKKQDFNFLNKDTKVISIIGDKDHYLSPERLSKESEKIHLLFGDNIQHISFDGVHEVKKEIINQLI
- a CDS encoding GNAT family N-acetyltransferase, whose product is MKGQVTLENERVRLSPLTMDNYKVLIPIASQESLVQYSPSDIATPNSLKNYVTIALQQLTAGTSIPFIIYDKKQGVYAGCTRYMNMNYKNKVLHIGSTWIGREFQGTGLNTEMKKLMLDYAFTTLDFEKVEFRVDERNTASRKAVEKLGCVLEGILRKDVYLLDGFKRNTCCYGLLRTEWIKKNQ